One genomic window of Haloferax mediterranei ATCC 33500 includes the following:
- a CDS encoding zinc/iron-chelating domain-containing protein has protein sequence MRVDCEGCAGCCIDWRPVSSVPLDHERRGPRAPLDDTYNLVPLTRDEIRNFVDAGFGDVLTPRLWEAPPGEGVEIDGVEVATIAGNPAFFVGMRKPPKPVGPFGLERTWLRSCTFLDPETLQCRIHDTDLYPDECAEYPGHNLVLEQETECERVERHGGGERLLDETPPEDQHGLLLGPHALGAKVFVHPDPEQLSGVIQRLRDRSLTPADRAEFVGVAVGSHPGSTEVDEERAREARAQALESESWAGDVVDAWSAMAGALGAAAESAPAPDEVEVDRGAPETPGWDTIRADD, from the coding sequence ATGCGTGTCGACTGCGAGGGCTGTGCAGGTTGCTGTATCGACTGGCGACCAGTCTCGTCCGTCCCGCTCGACCACGAGCGTCGCGGGCCGCGTGCGCCGCTGGACGACACGTACAATCTGGTCCCGCTGACCCGCGACGAGATTCGAAACTTCGTCGACGCCGGGTTCGGGGACGTGCTTACGCCCCGATTGTGGGAGGCACCACCCGGCGAAGGTGTCGAAATCGACGGCGTCGAGGTGGCGACGATCGCCGGAAATCCGGCGTTCTTCGTCGGGATGCGAAAGCCACCGAAGCCGGTCGGCCCGTTCGGGTTGGAGCGGACGTGGCTCCGTTCCTGTACCTTTCTCGACCCCGAGACGCTCCAGTGCCGCATCCACGACACCGACCTGTATCCCGACGAGTGCGCAGAGTATCCCGGACATAACCTCGTCCTCGAACAGGAAACCGAGTGCGAGCGCGTGGAGCGACACGGCGGCGGCGAGCGTCTCCTCGACGAGACTCCGCCGGAAGACCAACACGGCCTGCTCCTCGGCCCCCACGCCCTCGGCGCGAAGGTGTTCGTCCATCCGGACCCAGAGCAACTGTCGGGGGTCATCCAACGCCTCCGAGACCGGTCGCTGACACCCGCCGACAGAGCCGAGTTCGTCGGCGTCGCAGTCGGGTCACACCCCGGTTCGACCGAGGTCGACGAAGAGCGCGCCCGTGAGGCCCGAGCACAGGCGCTCGAAAGCGAGTCGTGGGCCGGTGACGTGGTCGATGCATGGAGTGCGATGGCTGGAGCACTCGGTGCTGCGGCCGAAAGCGCACCGGCACCCGACGAGGTCGAAGTCGACCGCGGTGCGCCGGAAACACCCGGCTGGGACACGATTCGGGCCGACGACTGA
- a CDS encoding helicase C-terminal domain-containing protein — MDPSRIIDSFPAPSFRGNQEQALRDIRDAFADGNDVVLVRAPTGSGKSLLARSIAGAAATVEETSPAEATDAYYTTPQVSQLDDVAEDALLSDLKIIRGKSNYNCIIRGEKDTPVDRAPCTRKRGFDCSVRHRCPYFSDRAIASNRQIAAMTLAYFMQTAGSDVFRKRDVVVIDEAHGLAEWAEMYATIDLKPRTVPIWDDIGVPDLSDAGDPIERAVRFADTLVGVCKRAKDELLTKSELLPEEAAKRDRLQELIGELKWFVDDYRDPQSPTTWVVDQHDGEGSPIAIKPLDPAKYLKHTVWDRGNKFALLSATILNKAAFCRSVGLDPSKVALVDVGHTFPVENRPLYNVTQGKMTYEHRDETLPNIARLVVRLMAKHPDEKGLVHCHSYAIQAELRRRLAEMGLGNRIHGHDRNNRNAELETWKATDRPEVFLSVKMEEALDLKGDLCRWQVLCKAPYLNTNDSRVARRLEDGQWAWYRRAALRTVIQACGRVVRAPDDYGDTYIADSSLLQLFEKTRTDMPGWFEEQVDRMSKPDLPEFDPVAAGGRGSNASGGDTPFGSGSAGRSGSQSQSSGRSTRTSGTTANRSTGSTGSSGGQTGGSNRSSDNGSNDGGRGDHPLSDVWGE; from the coding sequence GTGGACCCGTCGCGCATCATCGATTCGTTTCCCGCTCCCAGTTTTCGCGGCAATCAGGAGCAAGCACTGCGTGACATTCGCGACGCCTTCGCCGACGGCAACGACGTGGTGCTGGTTCGCGCCCCGACCGGGAGTGGCAAGTCGCTTCTCGCCCGTTCCATCGCGGGTGCGGCGGCGACCGTCGAGGAAACGTCCCCGGCCGAGGCGACAGACGCCTACTACACCACGCCGCAGGTGTCGCAACTCGACGACGTGGCCGAAGACGCCCTCCTTTCCGACCTCAAGATAATCCGCGGGAAGTCGAACTACAACTGCATCATCCGCGGCGAAAAAGACACGCCGGTCGACCGCGCACCCTGCACCCGCAAGCGTGGGTTCGACTGTAGCGTCCGGCACCGATGCCCGTACTTTTCGGACCGCGCCATCGCCTCGAATCGACAAATCGCGGCGATGACACTCGCGTATTTCATGCAAACCGCCGGTTCGGACGTGTTCAGAAAGCGGGACGTGGTCGTCATCGACGAGGCACACGGACTCGCCGAGTGGGCCGAGATGTACGCGACCATCGACCTCAAACCCCGAACCGTTCCGATTTGGGACGATATCGGCGTCCCCGACCTTTCGGACGCGGGCGACCCCATCGAACGCGCCGTTCGGTTCGCCGACACCCTTGTCGGCGTCTGCAAACGGGCAAAAGACGAGTTACTGACGAAATCGGAGTTGCTACCCGAGGAAGCCGCCAAACGAGACCGATTACAGGAACTCATCGGCGAACTGAAGTGGTTCGTCGACGACTACCGCGACCCGCAGAGTCCGACGACGTGGGTCGTCGACCAGCACGACGGCGAAGGCTCTCCCATCGCCATCAAGCCACTTGACCCCGCGAAATACCTCAAGCACACCGTCTGGGACCGCGGAAACAAGTTCGCGCTCCTCTCGGCGACGATTCTGAACAAGGCCGCCTTCTGTCGGTCCGTCGGTCTCGACCCCTCGAAAGTCGCGCTCGTGGACGTGGGACACACCTTCCCTGTCGAGAATCGCCCGCTGTACAATGTGACGCAGGGGAAGATGACCTACGAGCACCGCGACGAGACGCTTCCCAACATCGCCCGTCTCGTCGTTCGACTGATGGCGAAACACCCCGACGAGAAGGGTCTCGTTCACTGTCACTCCTATGCGATTCAGGCGGAACTGCGCCGCCGCCTCGCCGAGATGGGACTCGGAAACCGCATCCACGGACACGACCGAAACAACCGTAACGCCGAGTTGGAGACGTGGAAGGCCACCGACCGCCCCGAGGTGTTCCTCTCGGTCAAGATGGAAGAGGCGCTGGACCTGAAAGGCGACCTCTGTCGCTGGCAAGTCCTCTGTAAAGCGCCGTATCTCAACACGAACGACTCGCGGGTCGCCCGCCGCCTCGAAGACGGACAGTGGGCGTGGTACCGCCGCGCCGCCCTCAGAACCGTGATTCAGGCCTGCGGGCGGGTCGTCCGCGCCCCCGACGACTACGGCGACACCTACATCGCAGACAGCAGTCTCCTCCAACTATTCGAAAAGACTCGCACCGACATGCCCGGCTGGTTCGAAGAACAGGTCGACCGGATGTCGAAGCCCGACCTTCCAGAATTCGACCCTGTGGCCGCTGGCGGTCGTGGAAGCAACGCGAGCGGCGGCGACACGCCCTTCGGGAGCGGGTCCGCTGGTCGGTCCGGGTCACAATCGCAATCGAGCGGTCGCTCGACTCGTACTTCGGGAACGACCGCGAACCGTTCGACCGGTTCAACCGGGTCGTCTGGAGGGCAAACTGGGGGCAGCAATCGCTCTTCGGACAATGGGTCGAACGACGGCGGACGCGGCGACCACCCGCTCTCTGATGTCTGGGGCGAGTGA
- a CDS encoding phosphotransferase family protein encodes MMSLPASIDVNELASYLSAELGVTVTDFRLLNDKLNVMLAVSTANDENAFVLRRPKKLRHDGLFDELKREYELLQRLQETAVPTQTPVLFCDDESILGVPFFVTTYLDGETIPAGTDLPERFQNPTAREHVATDFIDLLAEIHSLDIEPFADVCERRSPREQVARATERMGEAARVTGHDLSTLRTVATWLQENAPPSPETTLTHGDFRPSNIVFAEKNHPEFAGVIDWETALLGDPLTELGYVSLYWRDEDDPTRSLAELESKYADAGGIQHVRELDEHGFAPFSTKPGSPSRRELIARYEEQSGIEFENKRFYRTYSAFMLATVWADLDRHDVETGSEATRGALINYMSLVADDIVHGELHD; translated from the coding sequence ATGATGAGCCTTCCTGCGAGTATCGATGTGAACGAATTAGCGTCGTATCTCTCGGCGGAACTCGGGGTTACGGTGACCGATTTTCGGCTTCTCAACGACAAACTCAACGTGATGCTCGCAGTTTCGACTGCGAACGACGAGAATGCCTTCGTGCTCCGGCGGCCGAAGAAGTTGCGACACGACGGGTTGTTCGATGAACTAAAACGGGAGTACGAGCTACTGCAACGCCTCCAAGAGACGGCGGTTCCGACGCAGACGCCGGTGCTGTTCTGTGACGACGAGTCGATTCTGGGAGTGCCGTTTTTCGTGACGACGTATCTCGACGGCGAGACGATTCCGGCCGGGACCGACCTGCCTGAGCGGTTCCAAAACCCGACTGCACGCGAGCACGTCGCGACCGATTTCATAGATTTACTCGCTGAAATACACTCGCTCGACATCGAACCGTTCGCGGATGTCTGTGAACGCCGCTCCCCACGCGAACAGGTTGCCCGTGCGACTGAACGGATGGGAGAGGCTGCGCGCGTGACCGGGCACGACCTCTCGACGCTTCGAACCGTCGCAACATGGTTGCAGGAAAATGCTCCACCGTCGCCGGAGACGACGCTCACCCACGGCGATTTCAGGCCGAGTAATATCGTCTTCGCGGAAAAGAACCACCCCGAGTTTGCTGGCGTCATCGACTGGGAAACGGCGCTGCTCGGCGACCCCTTGACCGAACTCGGCTACGTCTCGCTCTACTGGCGAGACGAGGACGACCCGACGCGCTCGCTCGCCGAACTCGAATCGAAGTACGCCGACGCGGGCGGCATCCAACACGTCAGGGAGCTCGACGAACACGGATTCGCTCCGTTCTCTACGAAACCCGGTAGCCCTTCCAGACGAGAACTCATCGCTCGCTACGAGGAACAGTCGGGTATCGAATTCGAGAATAAGCGGTTCTACCGGACGTATTCGGCGTTTATGCTTGCAACGGTCTGGGCAGACCTCGACCGACACGACGTGGAGACCGGTTCGGAAGCGACCAGAGGGGCGCTTATCAACTACATGTCGCTGGTTGCCGACGACATCGTTCACGGAGAACTCCACGACTGA
- the pspAB gene encoding PspA-associated protein PspAB, which translates to MGLFDSVRAALGISAESDATSRADPDDLFGMSTAYLTMEADLRFDSADEAALCFSSVDSTDFTETVDAVEEILTAGSEETGTEFRRHTDGHGYNWVILVDDDPEDLVTSVHFAADEFIERGYGSRLLAALFGFRRDGDRAYWVYSFRRGAYYPFAPQGTSKRNQQLEFKLESVLDGELEIEDDESYWYPLWPSTRDGHPWS; encoded by the coding sequence ATGGGACTCTTCGATTCAGTTCGTGCCGCACTCGGTATCAGCGCCGAGTCCGACGCGACCAGCCGAGCCGACCCCGACGACCTCTTCGGGATGAGCACGGCGTATCTCACGATGGAAGCCGACCTCCGGTTCGACTCGGCCGACGAGGCGGCCCTCTGTTTTTCCTCCGTAGACAGTACCGACTTCACCGAGACCGTCGACGCCGTCGAGGAAATTCTCACCGCCGGGAGCGAAGAAACCGGCACCGAATTCCGCCGCCACACGGACGGTCACGGCTACAATTGGGTCATCCTCGTCGACGACGACCCCGAGGACCTCGTGACGAGCGTCCACTTCGCCGCCGACGAGTTCATCGAACGCGGCTACGGGTCGCGCCTTCTCGCTGCTCTCTTCGGCTTCCGGCGAGACGGCGACCGTGCCTACTGGGTTTACTCGTTCCGCCGGGGCGCGTACTACCCCTTCGCCCCGCAGGGGACCTCGAAGCGGAACCAACAACTGGAGTTCAAACTCGAATCGGTCCTCGACGGCGAATTAGAAATCGAAGACGACGAGAGCTACTGGTACCCGCTTTGGCCATCGACGCGCGATGGCCACCCGTGGTCGTGA
- the htpX gene encoding zinc metalloprotease HtpX, whose translation MEWKPDWGLRGRMAFTMFLLFALYIVFAGVLAVYFTNLTVVVGFMSIFLFAQLFFSDKLALYSMGAHVVDEDDGPQAKKLHAMVGRLSQQADLPKPKIAIADTSVPNAFATGRSQKNSAVCVTTGLMRTLDDDELEGVIAHELAHVKNRDVMVMTIASFLSSIAFLIVRWGWFFGGDDNRENVPVIVAILASLVVWIISYLLIRALSRYREYAADRGAAVITGRPSALASALLKISGRMENVPKRDMRETSEMNAFFIIPIKSDFIGRLFSTHPSTEKRVDRLRDMEREMETF comes from the coding sequence ATGGAATGGAAACCGGACTGGGGGCTTCGTGGGCGGATGGCGTTCACGATGTTCCTTCTGTTCGCCCTCTACATCGTCTTTGCAGGGGTGTTAGCAGTCTACTTCACGAACCTGACTGTCGTCGTCGGGTTCATGAGCATCTTCCTCTTCGCCCAGTTGTTCTTCAGCGACAAACTCGCGCTCTACAGCATGGGCGCGCACGTCGTCGACGAAGACGACGGCCCGCAGGCGAAGAAACTCCACGCGATGGTCGGTCGCCTCTCGCAGCAGGCCGACCTGCCGAAGCCGAAAATCGCCATCGCCGACACGTCGGTCCCGAACGCCTTCGCAACGGGTCGCTCGCAGAAGAACTCGGCCGTCTGCGTCACGACCGGTCTGATGCGCACGCTCGACGACGACGAGTTAGAAGGCGTCATCGCGCACGAACTCGCGCACGTGAAGAACCGCGACGTGATGGTCATGACCATCGCGTCGTTCCTCTCCAGCATCGCCTTCCTCATCGTTCGCTGGGGCTGGTTCTTCGGTGGCGACGACAACCGCGAGAACGTGCCGGTCATCGTCGCAATCCTCGCGTCGCTCGTCGTCTGGATTATCTCGTATCTCCTGATTCGGGCGCTCTCGCGCTACCGCGAGTACGCCGCCGACCGCGGGGCCGCCGTCATCACGGGTCGACCCTCCGCACTTGCCTCCGCCTTGCTCAAGATTTCGGGGCGGATGGAGAACGTCCCGAAGCGCGACATGCGCGAGACCTCGGAGATGAATGCGTTCTTCATCATCCCCATCAAGTCGGACTTCATCGGTCGCCTGTTCAGCACCCACCCGTCGACCGAAAAGCGCGTCGACCGCCTCCGCGACATGGAGCGCGAGATGGAGACGTTCTAG
- a CDS encoding DUF7561 family protein produces the protein MTSEPCDVCGKDVRIAGGIGDLWNFPTSSSGGMTLELVDGSEHFLCFECMERLPGDREPTAEDVAAL, from the coding sequence ATGACTTCGGAACCGTGTGATGTCTGCGGGAAGGATGTCCGCATCGCCGGCGGCATCGGCGACCTCTGGAACTTCCCCACGTCCTCGTCCGGTGGGATGACGCTCGAACTCGTCGACGGTTCGGAACACTTCCTCTGCTTCGAGTGTATGGAGCGGTTGCCGGGCGACCGCGAACCGACCGCAGAGGACGTGGCGGCGCTCTGA
- a CDS encoding phosphoribosyltransferase has product MFADREDAGRRLADLLDEQEEEADVVLAIPRGGLPVGREVADRLRAPLDVVIASKVGAPGNPELAVGAVAGDGSAWWNEDLLSYLGVGENYLEQGREREAEVAREKISLYRGGDPLPNLEGKRVIVVDDGVATGATARACLRQVNGSGAERVVLAVPVAPPHTVEDLEDECDGIVTVDAPEAFGAVGAFYRDFTQVTDEEAATYLDSEESIE; this is encoded by the coding sequence ATGTTCGCCGATAGAGAAGACGCGGGCCGACGCTTGGCAGACCTCCTCGACGAACAAGAGGAAGAGGCGGACGTTGTTCTCGCCATCCCGCGTGGGGGGCTTCCGGTCGGGCGTGAGGTGGCAGACCGGCTCAGAGCACCCCTTGACGTGGTAATTGCGTCGAAGGTTGGCGCGCCGGGGAACCCCGAACTCGCGGTCGGGGCCGTCGCAGGCGACGGGAGCGCGTGGTGGAACGAAGACCTCCTGTCGTACCTCGGAGTGGGCGAAAACTACCTCGAACAGGGGCGCGAGCGCGAGGCCGAAGTAGCGCGCGAGAAGATATCTCTTTACCGCGGCGGTGACCCGCTTCCGAACCTCGAAGGAAAGCGCGTTATCGTCGTCGACGACGGCGTCGCCACGGGTGCGACCGCGCGGGCTTGTCTCCGACAGGTCAACGGCAGCGGCGCAGAGCGCGTCGTTCTCGCGGTTCCAGTCGCCCCACCGCACACCGTCGAAGACCTCGAAGACGAGTGTGACGGCATCGTCACTGTCGACGCACCCGAGGCGTTCGGCGCGGTGGGCGCGTTCTACCGCGACTTTACGCAGGTCACAGACGAGGAGGCCGCTACGTATCTGGATTCGGAAGAATCCATCGAGTGA
- a CDS encoding DUF7317 family protein: MHTTALATAITLYRSGTLTLSQAAARSGYSEDELVVALQRHGVPVQEADAPAVSTSADRPASAD, encoded by the coding sequence ATGCACACCACCGCACTCGCCACGGCGATTACACTGTATCGTAGTGGGACACTCACGCTCTCGCAGGCGGCCGCTCGCTCCGGCTACTCCGAGGACGAACTCGTCGTTGCCCTCCAGCGCCATGGTGTGCCAGTCCAAGAAGCCGACGCTCCCGCCGTTTCGACGTCCGCCGACCGGCCGGCGAGCGCCGACTGA
- a CDS encoding NAD-dependent epimerase/dehydratase family protein translates to METLVVTGALGRSGRWITDRLAEEYEVVAVDLDHPGFEVDARENVDFRAADLMEMGEVADLVADIDPDAVVHWAAIPSPTRHAGSRVFETNVQSTYNVLVAAARADSRIVWASSESAYGFAFAEEKRLPDVLPITEDHPLRPEDPYGTAKVAGEEVSKMVARKYDVSSCAIRPSWIQYPGEYNCRDIAVSGDFEAGAGNFWTYVDVRDVAELVATALENPVSGHEAVHAAAADTYLGRPTAGAAEKYWGELPDDCSLDGEESALSTAKAGDLFNWEPSYSWRDAVDETVSEPTLWE, encoded by the coding sequence ATGGAAACTCTCGTCGTCACCGGCGCTCTCGGCCGCTCGGGTCGCTGGATAACCGACCGCCTCGCCGAGGAGTACGAGGTCGTCGCCGTCGACCTCGACCACCCCGGGTTCGAGGTTGACGCCCGCGAGAACGTCGATTTCCGCGCTGCCGACCTGATGGAGATGGGTGAAGTGGCCGACCTCGTTGCCGACATCGACCCCGACGCAGTGGTCCACTGGGCGGCCATCCCGTCGCCGACCCGTCACGCCGGCAGTCGCGTCTTCGAGACGAACGTCCAATCGACGTACAACGTCCTCGTCGCTGCCGCCCGAGCCGATTCGAGAATCGTCTGGGCGTCGTCCGAAAGCGCCTACGGCTTCGCCTTCGCCGAGGAAAAGCGGCTTCCCGACGTTCTCCCAATTACCGAGGACCACCCACTTCGGCCCGAGGACCCATACGGGACCGCCAAAGTCGCCGGTGAAGAGGTGTCGAAGATGGTCGCCCGAAAGTACGACGTCTCGTCCTGTGCCATCCGCCCGTCGTGGATTCAGTATCCCGGCGAGTACAACTGTCGCGATATCGCGGTATCCGGTGACTTCGAAGCCGGAGCAGGGAACTTCTGGACGTACGTCGACGTGCGCGACGTGGCCGAACTGGTCGCCACCGCCCTCGAAAATCCGGTTTCGGGTCACGAAGCGGTCCACGCAGCGGCCGCAGACACGTATCTCGGGCGGCCGACCGCGGGCGCCGCCGAGAAGTACTGGGGTGAGCTTCCAGACGACTGCTCGCTCGACGGGGAAGAATCCGCACTCTCGACTGCGAAAGCGGGTGACCTGTTCAACTGGGAACCGAGCTATTCGTGGCGCGATGCGGTCGACGAGACCGTCTCCGAACCGACGCTTTGGGAGTGA
- a CDS encoding 60S ribosomal export protein NMD3: MSESRDFCPRCGDPIPERPEPLPGMPRERDDVLCDSCYFEDFDLVDAPDEVQVRVCAQCGAIHRGNRWVDVGARDYTDIAIEEVSNSLGVHLNAEEVRWGVEPEQIDENNIKMHCHFSGVVRGTPLEETVVVPVSIARETCQRCGRIAGGYFASLVQVRADDRTPTTDEAETAIEIAESYIAEREDKGDRDAFITEVNRTPDGPNIKISTNQMGSGVAKQIRERFGGTIEEHPTLVTEDGDGNEVYRVTFVARLPRYTAGDVIDPEDGDGPVLVRSNRGRLKGVRLTSGDDYESEFEEGERPDAEHLGSVDDAEETTVVTVEDEHAVQVLDPVTFEAKTIPRPDYFDTDAAMVPVLKNRSELYILPDEAVENDE, translated from the coding sequence ATGAGCGAATCCCGCGATTTCTGTCCTCGGTGTGGGGACCCGATTCCGGAGCGACCGGAACCGCTCCCGGGGATGCCCCGCGAGCGCGACGACGTGCTCTGCGACTCGTGTTACTTCGAGGATTTCGACCTCGTCGACGCACCCGACGAGGTGCAGGTGCGCGTCTGTGCACAGTGTGGTGCGATTCACCGAGGAAACCGATGGGTCGACGTCGGTGCCCGCGACTACACCGACATCGCCATCGAAGAGGTATCGAACTCCCTCGGCGTCCACCTCAACGCCGAGGAGGTCCGCTGGGGCGTCGAACCCGAGCAAATCGACGAGAACAACATCAAGATGCACTGCCACTTCTCGGGCGTCGTCCGCGGGACGCCGCTCGAAGAGACGGTGGTCGTCCCGGTGAGCATCGCCCGCGAGACGTGCCAGCGCTGTGGCCGCATCGCGGGTGGTTACTTCGCCAGTCTCGTGCAGGTCCGTGCCGACGACCGGACGCCCACGACCGACGAGGCCGAGACGGCCATCGAAATCGCCGAATCCTACATCGCCGAACGCGAGGACAAAGGCGACCGAGACGCCTTCATCACGGAGGTCAACCGGACGCCCGACGGTCCGAACATCAAGATATCGACGAACCAGATGGGAAGCGGCGTCGCAAAACAGATTCGCGAGCGGTTCGGCGGCACCATCGAGGAACACCCGACGCTCGTCACGGAAGACGGCGACGGCAACGAGGTCTACCGCGTCACCTTCGTCGCCCGACTCCCCCGCTACACCGCCGGCGACGTTATCGACCCCGAAGACGGCGACGGACCCGTCCTCGTCAGGAGCAACCGCGGGCGACTCAAAGGTGTTCGTCTCACCTCGGGAGACGACTACGAATCCGAGTTCGAAGAGGGCGAACGACCCGATGCCGAACACCTCGGTTCTGTCGACGACGCCGAAGAGACCACCGTCGTCACGGTCGAAGACGAACACGCAGTGCAGGTGCTCGACCCGGTGACGTTCGAGGCCAAGACCATCCCGCGGCCGGACTACTTCGACACTGACGCCGCGATGGTTCCGGTTCTCAAAAACCGGTCGGAGCTCTATATCCTCCCCGACGAGGCCGTCGAGAACGACGAGTAG
- a CDS encoding NAD(P)H-binding protein, protein MRVLVTGATGFVGRHLVPALLDAGHDVVVFVRDAERYDGPDEVEVVEGDVFEPETIAPAMEGVDAAYYLIHSMQSGGDFEARDRLAARNFINAASAEGVERVVYLGGLGEERDRLSPHLRSRREVEHILASSSPELTTLRAAIIVGAGSASFDMVRQLAKRLPVMVTPQWVETRCQPIAIRDVVAYLVGVLDHPETAGETYEIGGPDVLTYREMLLRVGEHLGQSPKILPVPVLTPRLSSYWIGLVTDVDTGVARPLIEGLKNPVVVTDDRIRDIVEVDETPFDVAVERALLEEERESTTVTVETPTTAS, encoded by the coding sequence ATGAGAGTTCTCGTGACCGGTGCGACCGGGTTCGTCGGTCGGCATCTCGTCCCCGCCCTCCTCGATGCTGGACACGATGTCGTCGTCTTCGTTCGCGATGCAGAACGGTACGACGGTCCGGACGAAGTCGAGGTGGTCGAAGGTGACGTCTTCGAACCGGAGACGATTGCACCCGCGATGGAGGGTGTCGACGCGGCGTACTACCTCATCCACTCGATGCAGTCCGGCGGCGACTTCGAGGCGCGGGACCGTCTCGCGGCGCGCAACTTCATCAACGCGGCGTCCGCCGAGGGTGTCGAGCGGGTCGTCTATCTCGGCGGACTCGGCGAAGAGCGCGACCGACTCTCACCGCACCTCCGTTCGCGGCGCGAAGTCGAACACATTCTTGCATCGTCGTCGCCCGAACTCACGACGCTCCGGGCGGCGATTATCGTCGGTGCAGGGAGTGCGAGTTTCGACATGGTTCGCCAACTCGCAAAGCGTCTCCCGGTGATGGTGACGCCGCAGTGGGTCGAAACGCGGTGTCAACCCATCGCCATCAGAGACGTTGTCGCCTATCTCGTCGGCGTACTCGACCATCCCGAGACGGCGGGTGAGACCTACGAAATCGGCGGCCCGGACGTGCTCACCTACCGCGAGATGCTACTGCGGGTCGGTGAACACCTCGGGCAATCACCGAAAATCCTCCCTGTGCCCGTGTTGACCCCCCGACTCTCGTCGTACTGGATTGGACTCGTGACCGACGTGGATACGGGTGTCGCCCGCCCGCTCATCGAGGGCCTGAAGAATCCCGTCGTCGTCACCGACGACCGCATCCGTGACATCGTGGAAGTCGACGAGACGCCCTTCGATGTCGCGGTAGAGCGGGCACTTCTCGAAGAAGAACGGGAATCGACGACGGTTACCGTCGAGACGCCAACGACGGCGTCGTGA
- the radA gene encoding DNA repair and recombination protein RadA translates to MAEDDLENLPGVGPATADKLVESGYDSYQSIAVASPGELSNKADIGNSTAADIINAARDAADIGGFETGSMVLERRQQIGKLSWQIDEVDELLGGGLETQSITEVYGEFGAGKSQVTHQLSVNVQLPPEEGGLGGGCIFIDSEDTFRPERIDDMVRGLEDDVLEATLADRDIEGSIDDEETMTALVDDFLDKIHVAKAFNSNHQILLAEKAKELAGDHEDSDWPVRLLCVDSLTAHFRAEYVGRGELAERQQKLNKHLHDLMRIGDLFNTGILVTNQVASNPDSYFGDPTQPIGGNILGHTSTFRIYLRKSKGDKRIVRLVDAPNLADGEGIMRVQDAGLKPE, encoded by the coding sequence ATGGCAGAAGACGACCTCGAAAATCTCCCCGGCGTCGGCCCGGCTACCGCCGACAAACTCGTCGAGAGCGGTTACGACAGCTATCAGTCCATCGCAGTCGCCAGTCCCGGCGAACTGTCGAACAAAGCTGATATCGGCAACAGCACGGCGGCCGACATCATCAACGCGGCCCGTGACGCGGCCGACATCGGTGGCTTCGAGACCGGTTCGATGGTCCTCGAACGACGCCAGCAAATCGGCAAGCTGAGCTGGCAAATCGACGAAGTTGACGAACTCCTCGGCGGCGGACTCGAAACCCAGTCTATCACCGAAGTCTACGGTGAGTTCGGTGCCGGTAAGTCCCAGGTCACACACCAACTGTCCGTCAACGTCCAGCTTCCGCCCGAAGAAGGCGGTCTTGGCGGCGGCTGTATCTTCATCGACTCCGAAGACACGTTCCGCCCGGAGCGTATCGACGACATGGTCCGCGGCCTCGAAGACGACGTCCTCGAAGCGACCCTCGCCGACCGCGACATCGAGGGCTCTATCGACGACGAAGAGACGATGACGGCGCTCGTCGACGACTTCCTCGACAAGATTCACGTCGCGAAGGCGTTCAACTCCAACCACCAGATTCTCCTCGCTGAGAAGGCCAAGGAACTCGCTGGCGACCACGAAGACTCCGACTGGCCGGTTCGCCTGCTTTGTGTCGACTCCCTTACGGCCCACTTCCGCGCCGAGTACGTCGGTCGCGGCGAACTTGCCGAACGCCAGCAGAAGCTCAACAAGCACCTCCACGACCTGATGCGCATCGGCGACCTGTTCAACACTGGCATCCTCGTGACGAACCAAGTCGCGTCGAATCCCGACTCCTACTTCGGCGACCCGACGCAGCCTATCGGTGGCAACATCCTCGGCCACACCTCGACGTTCCGTATCTACCTCCGCAAGTCGAAGGGCGACAAGCGTATCGTCCGCCTCGTCGACGCGCCGAACCTCGCCGACGGTGAGGGCATCATGCGCGTGCAGGACGCCGGTCTCAAGCCCGAATAG